One region of Dokdonia sp. 4H-3-7-5 genomic DNA includes:
- a CDS encoding ATP-binding protein, giving the protein MSIKHFSVNDIKEKNIASNLTDECQNCYSKTDHEGRLMECPLYKTKRRNGKISNKNGTTFLCCASTKTTKLFKGKLEALSYAYYDLILPIETIQTNLKLKEQKRVNRLVHNLTTINAKNIQEIYDLVPQEILTSDFNTQIPKISEIVKSNPKDTALMFLRLAKHNIHMKSEFSIYRKLDRANPTLEKRKHPIHKVLMNVLHSFFIDFSDKEVYVNVGECRSSINCDYESLQVALYHLIENASKYVRPKSTIEIVFNEIQENIFVHFKMSSLFIEESEYDKLFIEGFSGIEAKKTSKDGEGIGMWRIKQMLELNDFSIEVKAGKQIENLNGFKFASNEFIIRLKKY; this is encoded by the coding sequence ATGTCAATAAAACATTTTTCTGTTAACGATATCAAAGAAAAAAATATAGCTTCAAACTTAACAGATGAATGCCAGAACTGTTATTCTAAAACTGACCACGAAGGAAGGTTAATGGAATGTCCCTTATACAAAACCAAAAGACGTAATGGGAAAATCTCTAACAAAAACGGAACTACTTTTCTTTGTTGTGCAAGTACAAAAACCACAAAATTGTTTAAAGGGAAATTAGAAGCTTTGTCATATGCTTATTATGATTTAATTCTACCCATTGAGACCATACAAACAAACTTAAAACTCAAGGAACAAAAGCGAGTAAATCGTTTAGTACACAACTTAACTACAATTAACGCAAAAAATATTCAAGAAATCTACGATTTAGTACCACAAGAAATACTTACTTCTGACTTTAATACACAAATACCTAAGATATCTGAAATAGTTAAAAGTAATCCAAAAGACACCGCTTTAATGTTTTTGAGGTTAGCTAAACATAATATTCATATGAAATCTGAATTTTCTATTTACAGAAAACTTGATAGAGCAAATCCTACTTTAGAGAAAAGAAAACATCCAATTCACAAAGTACTAATGAATGTTTTGCATTCATTTTTTATAGATTTTTCAGACAAAGAAGTTTACGTTAATGTTGGCGAATGCAGAAGTTCAATTAATTGTGATTATGAATCATTACAGGTCGCTCTTTATCATTTAATTGAAAATGCTTCAAAATACGTTAGACCAAAATCTACGATTGAAATAGTCTTTAATGAAATTCAAGAAAACATTTTTGTCCATTTTAAAATGTCAAGTTTATTCATTGAAGAAAGTGAATATGACAAACTTTTTATTGAAGGATTCTCTGGTATTGAAGCAAAAAAGACATCAAAAGATGGAGAAGGAATTGGAATGTGGAGAATTAAGCAAATGCTAGAATTAAATGACTTTTCCATTGAAGTAAAAGCTGGAAAGCAAATAGAAAACTTGAATGGTTTCAAATTCGCAAGTAATGAATTCATAATTAGACTAAAAAAATACTAA